ttcttctttattcttatatttttctttcctttttcttttcactcatctctaattaatttatatcaaatattttgttggatttggcaaagaaatttaacaattatttaccaaaaaattaaaaaaatcaattaccCACACATTTACTAAcgatttttcaaaaagaattcAATCACCgatggattaaaaaaaatcatttctaatGAGTTTATggcaaatttaacaaaaaatcaaCTACCAACATATTTTACCATGAAATAGTGAAAGCCCAAAGCGAAAATTTTGACACCTATTTTACTGATGGGATTTACTGATAAAATTATCCATTAGTACTAAAAATTCTaaattactaacaaatttaatattgacGAATATTTCagtcaataataaaaattttaatttaccaataaattcattatcgatgaatatttttttaataattaaaattcaaaattctgTCGGTAAATTTAGCTTTACTGACAAATTTTTTCTCtattgagaaaattttatcGCCAAAATTTGTTTGTAATAGTACTTTGATGATGAGTAATCATATGAGATGAAATATGGTGAAGCACActaaaataaacatgttttttgttcagttatatatttattttattttaattagctTAATCTATCATATGATTGTTTTGATTTCCTATTGCGATTGTTTTAATACAAAAGGAAAGGATAATGTAGATTTTGATGACTACCTAGTCCACAACCGCCTTacttgattttgaattttcaaaatctaaaaaattatttagtttagattcaatcaaaattcaattaagtgggatgaatttaaaatctaaaaatgtGGATATAAATCTAGGATAAATCCATTAAAATGAACTTAAAgcaatataaatttgatttataaattagatCTAAAAATTTGGATAGTTTTTCATCACCTTAATCTGAAGTTAGGTAATATTTGATACACATATATGTATGAAAGAGATGAGTGTGAATATGTATGTATGAAAGAGATGAGTGTGGATAATAGAGTGTGAATGAATGAAATgagtataatttatataaagagTAAGTGAGAAAATTTGTGAATAAAGAAATTTGTGAACTTTAAACATAaacttttgaattaaataattattattcgtTGTCATTAAAACGCATAgattgatatattatataaattaggGTCAAGCtgacaacaacaaaaccaaatttaaaagatgttatattttatcaatcaaatcaatattaacttaaataaataacaaaataaataaaactaacatctgataccataaataaaaataaatattaaaaaaaattgtcaactTGATCGAACTTAACCTTAttcatatttgatatttattttaattagatttgCTTAACTTATTAACTTATGTTAGTTGAACactaacataaataaatttaaaaaaatggttaaatatgtttttggtccctcaagtttcagtgaattttggaattagtccctcattaaaactttataccaatttagtccttcatcttttaaaatgcttgaatttagtcattttaaccaaattttattaagtttatttgacgtttcaagcatatttcatgatagtatttaagttaacattgaagcaaaaatgtgttaaacaatataaataatttaaatattatcatgaaatgcgcttaaaacgtcagataaacttaataaaatttgattaaaaagactaaattcacgcattttgaaagatgaatgactaaattggtcaaaagttttgatgagggactaattctaaatttcgctgaaacttgaaggaccaaaaacatatttaacccttaaaaaaaagagttaaaaacGGTTAATATTGTTGACCAATTCAACTTTATTAGCATCAACTAAGAAGACATTATTCCAAACTCTAAAACaaatattgatttattaaaaaaaattaaaaatagttatatgaAGTTAGAGTACACgaagttaaaaatattgttacaaTCGATTTAATCAACTCCAATAATATCACAATTTCTCctacacaaatatttaaaagttaatttagtGATAGATAACATATCAAGGAAggagtacaattttttttcctttcaatttaaagttacactcGTAAGCAGACTTTTGCATGTGTTCATAcatgaaaactctctctctctctctctctagaCATATACagccttttaaaaaataaaaaacgttgcatattttacaaaaataacacaatatttatttttctagtaACATGAGAATAATCTAAGAGAGAGGTCTAGGGTTAAGGTAATCCCAAGTTATGGGTCTAAAAACATCACTAGCCTCACACTCTATCACTTCCAATTGCTCCTTGGTAAGATGCATGTAAACAACCCAATCACCATTCCCTAAAGGACTCTTCATCGGCATAACATAACCAGCTTCACCACCCCAAGGAAAATGGAATGACCCAAACACAACCTTCCCCCACCCAAAATCCATCTTCCCCTCCAAAAACCTTTGCCCACAAGACACCACAAACTTCCCTCCTTCACTTCCATCACAGTATATCCTTGCCACCCCTCCCTCCGGTCTATGACCCTCCACCCAATCAACCAGCCCCAGAAAATGCTCCTCCGTCGTCGCCTCCGCCAACAACTCGTGAACCGCATCGGCCACAAACCCTAACGGCTTCTCCATCAACTCCTCCACCACCTTCTCTCCAAAGGGTATCGAAAGCACGTTCCCGAAGTAACTCCCCATCATCGCTTCCTTCGCTTTCTCTCTTTTCCACAGTCTTCTCCTTCCATCAACCACAACCCCCACTTTCGCCACCGTCCTTTCGCCCCTCCCCTCTCTTGAAGCCGCACGTGCAACCATCTTCCACAACAACGCGCACACACTCTCCAGCTTCGTTCGTTTTCCGCCATTGCCACTCGCAAGGGCTTGCATGCTGTCAAGCTTCTCCGCAGTTACGTAGTATATGCGACTGAACAGAGGGGTGGTTGCGGTTTGTGCAGGGGTGAGCTTGGAAATGGGGGTGTACATTTGGTGAAGGGAATGAGGAACAGAACATGGACGACGAGGAGTGAAGAGGGACCGATGGAAACATGGGCTCATAGTTGTGGGCTTGGTGGGCTTGGCCATCTCGGCCCATGATGTCAGAAACATGTTTGCTGAATACCCATCTGCAATGCGATGATCAAATGAACACGCTACAACTATTCCACCGCACTTCAGTGATGTTGCCTGCATTAGGGTAAATCCATGTAGGAGAATCAATTAAACTACTCTAATCCTAGtattctgttttctttttctatcacGTTTTTT
This portion of the Vigna unguiculata cultivar IT97K-499-35 chromosome 6, ASM411807v1, whole genome shotgun sequence genome encodes:
- the LOC114187643 gene encoding shikimate O-hydroxycinnamoyltransferase-like, whose amino-acid sequence is MCSKNGDFSVTVTNEEVVAAMLPMQEHWLPLSNLDLLLPPLDVGVFFCYNNPILTPTTMEDCATNKITFGTMVGSLKKALAQTLISYYVLAGEVVLNNMGEPEVLCNNRGVDFVEAETDIELKNLNFHNPDQSIEGKFVPKKKNGVLAVQATSLKCGGIVVACSFDHRIADGYSANMFLTSWAEMAKPTKPTTMSPCFHRSLFTPRRPCSVPHSLHQMYTPISKLTPAQTATTPLFSRIYYVTAEKLDSMQALASGNGGKRTKLESVCALLWKMVARAASREGRGERTVAKVGVVVDGRRRLWKREKAKEAMMGSYFGNVLSIPFGEKVVEELMEKPLGFVADAVHELLAEATTEEHFLGLVDWVEGHRPEGGVARIYCDGSEGGKFVVSCGQRFLEGKMDFGWGKVVFGSFHFPWGGEAGYVMPMKSPLGNGDWVVYMHLTKEQLEVIECEASDVFRPITWDYLNPRPLS